In Meiothermus sp. Pnk-1, one DNA window encodes the following:
- the deoC gene encoding deoxyribose-phosphate aldolase, whose translation MPGITVESLSYEQVAQMIDHSLLRPELTPAEVLAGCELAERYRVASVCVRPCDVELAAKALRGSSVKVGTVVGFPHGSSATATKVFEAKLAMEQGAVELDMVINIGRLRGGEAEYVREEIAAVVEAAREGGALVKVILENAYLSDEQKVLGCRLSEQAGADFVKTSTGFAPSGATLEDLRLMRQTVSPQVQVKAAGGVRTLEALLEAMRAGATRVGATATAAILEEFNARKAGGIRGADGGLEGDY comes from the coding sequence ATGCCAGGGATTACCGTGGAATCCCTCAGCTATGAACAGGTCGCGCAGATGATCGACCACTCGCTGCTGCGCCCCGAACTCACCCCCGCCGAGGTCCTGGCGGGCTGTGAGCTGGCCGAGCGCTACCGGGTGGCCTCGGTGTGCGTGAGGCCCTGTGACGTAGAACTCGCGGCCAAGGCCCTGCGGGGCTCGAGCGTCAAGGTGGGAACCGTGGTGGGCTTCCCCCACGGAAGCTCGGCTACCGCCACCAAGGTCTTCGAGGCCAAGCTGGCGATGGAGCAGGGCGCGGTGGAGCTGGACATGGTCATCAACATCGGTCGGTTGCGGGGCGGCGAAGCCGAGTATGTGCGGGAGGAAATCGCGGCGGTGGTCGAGGCCGCCCGGGAGGGCGGGGCGCTGGTCAAGGTGATCCTGGAGAACGCCTACCTCAGCGACGAGCAGAAGGTGCTGGGCTGTCGGCTTTCCGAGCAGGCGGGGGCCGATTTCGTCAAGACCTCCACCGGCTTTGCCCCCTCCGGGGCGACCCTGGAGGACCTCCGGCTCATGCGCCAGACAGTCTCGCCGCAGGTGCAGGTCAAGGCCGCGGGCGGGGTGCGCACCCTGGAGGCCTTGCTCGAGGCGATGCGCGCGGGAGCTACGCGGGTAGGGGCCACCGCCACGGCGGCGATCCTCGAGGAGTTCAACGCCCGCAAGGCGGGAGGGATTCGAGGGGCGGATGGCGGGCTGGAGGGGGATTACTGA
- a CDS encoding Gfo/Idh/MocA family protein, with product MIKVGIVGTGFIGPVHVEALRRIGVEVKGVLGSSPEKSRRAAEYLGLEQGYASYAEMLSDPEVAVVHLTSPNRFHREQVLRALEAGKHVICEKPLGMNTQETKELLAAAQQHPELVTAVNYNLRFYPLCLQAREMVRRGEIGEVFHVKGSYVQDWLLYPTDFNWRVLAEEGGELRAIGDIGTHWLDLVSFITGLEVEEVMADLYTVHPIRQRPPAGSVETFSGKKGSREAATEPVKITTEDYASVLLRFAGGKRGVLTVSQVTAGRKNRIEWEIAGSERALAWNGERPNELWIGERNAANRLLIRDPSLLEGEAARYTSYPGGHNEGFPDTFKQLYRAVYADIKAGRASQNPLYATFEDGHKELALCEAILESSKQGQWVRVRY from the coding sequence ATGATCAAGGTCGGGATAGTCGGCACAGGTTTTATCGGCCCGGTGCACGTGGAGGCGCTGCGCCGGATCGGGGTTGAGGTGAAGGGGGTGTTGGGCTCGAGCCCGGAAAAGTCGCGCCGGGCGGCGGAGTATCTCGGCCTCGAGCAGGGCTACGCGAGCTACGCCGAGATGCTCTCCGATCCGGAAGTGGCGGTCGTCCACCTCACCAGCCCCAACCGATTTCACCGCGAGCAGGTCCTGCGAGCCTTGGAAGCGGGCAAGCACGTGATCTGCGAAAAGCCCCTGGGCATGAACACCCAGGAGACCAAAGAGCTCCTCGCCGCCGCCCAGCAGCACCCCGAGCTGGTGACGGCGGTCAACTACAACCTCCGCTTCTATCCGCTCTGCCTGCAAGCCCGGGAGATGGTGCGGCGAGGAGAGATCGGAGAGGTTTTTCACGTCAAAGGAAGCTATGTGCAAGACTGGCTCCTCTACCCCACCGACTTCAACTGGCGGGTGTTGGCCGAGGAGGGGGGAGAGCTGCGGGCCATCGGCGATATCGGCACCCACTGGCTGGACCTGGTGAGCTTTATCACCGGGCTCGAGGTCGAGGAGGTGATGGCCGACCTCTACACTGTGCACCCCATCCGGCAGCGTCCTCCGGCAGGTTCGGTAGAGACCTTCAGCGGCAAGAAAGGTAGCCGGGAAGCCGCCACCGAGCCGGTCAAGATCACCACCGAGGATTACGCCTCGGTACTCCTGCGCTTCGCGGGCGGGAAGCGCGGGGTGCTCACCGTCTCCCAGGTCACCGCTGGACGCAAGAACCGCATCGAGTGGGAGATCGCGGGGTCCGAGCGGGCGCTGGCCTGGAACGGCGAGCGCCCCAACGAGCTGTGGATCGGGGAGCGCAACGCCGCCAACCGCCTCCTGATCCGCGACCCCAGCCTCCTGGAGGGCGAGGCCGCTCGCTACACCAGCTACCCCGGCGGCCACAACGAGGGCTTCCCCGACACCTTCAAGCAGCTCTACCGCGCCGTCTACGCCGATATCAAGGCGGGAAGGGCCAGCCAGAATCCACTCTATGCAACCTTCGAGGACGGCCACAAGGAACTGGCTTTGTGCGAGGCGATCCTCGAGAGCAGCAAGCAGGGCCAATGGGTCAGGGTGCGGTACTAG
- a CDS encoding GntR family transcriptional regulator translates to MKLPDALQYLDPRAPLPLYLQLKEALLRVLQQGEWPEGRPIPSERELSQGLSISRATVRQAIQELEREGWLMRRQGRGTFPTPAKVEQPLARVTSFSENMRQAGLDPSSKVISALLEPASPAAARALRLPPKSVVVVLTRLRLANGEPLMLERAHLNYNLTPGLLEHDLSGSLYEILTRVYRLRFARGEEIIQAIKAEPWLAKLLGIPRGAAVLFTQRSVFTDAGIPIEYTERYGRADKCSFRVLLCGDNPQIAIKEEAAGGP, encoded by the coding sequence ATGAAGCTCCCAGACGCGCTCCAGTACCTTGACCCGCGGGCTCCGTTGCCGCTTTACCTCCAGCTCAAGGAGGCGCTGCTGCGGGTTTTGCAGCAGGGGGAGTGGCCGGAGGGGAGGCCCATCCCCAGCGAGCGCGAACTTTCCCAGGGGCTCTCCATTTCGCGGGCCACGGTGCGCCAAGCCATACAAGAACTCGAGCGGGAGGGCTGGTTGATGCGGCGGCAGGGGCGGGGAACCTTTCCTACCCCGGCCAAGGTCGAGCAGCCCCTGGCCCGCGTTACCAGTTTCTCCGAGAACATGCGTCAAGCCGGATTGGACCCCTCCAGCAAAGTGATCTCGGCCCTCCTCGAACCGGCCTCTCCCGCCGCAGCCCGGGCCCTCAGACTCCCCCCCAAGAGCGTGGTGGTGGTGCTCACCCGGCTGCGGCTGGCCAACGGGGAACCCTTGATGCTCGAGCGGGCCCACCTCAACTACAACCTCACTCCTGGACTCCTGGAGCATGACCTCTCGGGCTCCCTGTATGAAATCCTCACCCGCGTGTATCGGCTGCGTTTCGCCCGCGGCGAGGAGATCATCCAGGCCATCAAGGCCGAACCCTGGCTGGCGAAACTTTTGGGCATTCCGCGCGGGGCGGCGGTGCTCTTTACCCAGCGCAGCGTCTTTACCGATGCCGGTATCCCCATCGAGTACACCGAGCGCTACGGTCGGGCCGACAAGTGCAGCTTCCGGGTGCTGCTCTGCGGGGACAACCCCCAGATCGCCATCAAGGAAGAGGCCGCAGGAGGTCCTTAA
- a CDS encoding sugar phosphate isomerase/epimerase — translation MQLGFVSAILPDLSLEEVLEFAAQQGFATVEVMCWPKGKAERRYAGVTHIDVNELDDAGVERIRGLVQKYGVSISALGYYPNPLVADEKEASVYLEHIKKVISASARLGIGRMNTFIGREPSRSLQDNWALFDERWPEIIRHAEQEGVKVGIENCPMYFTTDEWPGGKNLAVSPAIWREMFRRIPSDHFGLNYDPSHLVWQMMDPAWPLLEFKDKLFHVHAKDVRIDRDRLRQVGILATPLEYHTPKLPGLGEVDWGAFFANLTEARYSGPVCIEVEDRAYEGSLEDRKRALVQSGRFLRNFMG, via the coding sequence ATGCAGCTAGGTTTTGTCAGTGCGATCCTTCCCGATCTCAGCCTCGAGGAGGTGCTCGAGTTCGCCGCCCAGCAGGGCTTCGCCACCGTAGAGGTGATGTGCTGGCCCAAAGGAAAGGCCGAGCGCCGCTACGCCGGGGTCACCCACATCGACGTGAACGAGCTGGATGACGCCGGGGTCGAGCGGATCCGGGGACTCGTGCAGAAGTACGGGGTCTCGATCTCGGCGCTGGGTTACTACCCCAATCCGCTGGTGGCCGACGAAAAAGAGGCCAGCGTCTACCTCGAGCACATCAAAAAAGTCATCAGCGCCTCGGCAAGGCTGGGGATCGGGCGGATGAATACTTTTATCGGGCGGGAGCCCAGCCGGTCCTTGCAGGACAACTGGGCCCTCTTCGACGAGCGCTGGCCGGAGATCATCCGGCACGCCGAGCAGGAGGGGGTAAAGGTCGGGATCGAGAACTGCCCCATGTACTTCACCACCGACGAGTGGCCCGGCGGCAAAAACCTGGCGGTGAGCCCGGCCATCTGGCGCGAGATGTTCCGCCGCATCCCCTCCGATCACTTCGGCCTCAACTACGACCCCAGCCACCTGGTCTGGCAGATGATGGACCCGGCCTGGCCCTTGCTCGAGTTCAAGGACAAGCTCTTCCACGTCCACGCCAAGGACGTGCGCATCGACCGCGACCGGCTACGGCAGGTAGGGATCCTGGCCACCCCGCTCGAGTACCACACCCCCAAGCTGCCGGGGTTGGGGGAGGTGGACTGGGGCGCCTTCTTCGCCAACCTTACCGAGGCCCGCTACTCGGGTCCGGTCTGCATCGAGGTCGAAGACCGGGCCTACGAGGGCTCGCTCGAGGACCGCAAGCGGGCGCTGGTGCAGTCCGGGCGCTTCCTCAGAAACTTCATGGGCTAG
- a CDS encoding Gfo/Idh/MocA family protein, with product MSTPKALRVGIIGAGGISSAHYKGYVAGGAQVVAVADVNLAALEARQSEWGVRQAFTDYEQLLALPEIDAVSVCTPNAFHYPATLAAARAGKHVLCEKPISLSLAEAQQMVEACRKAGVVLQINHHLRSSGAARKAKQILESGELGRVTFIRLRQAHDWGGASAVRDSFGQKALSGGGTLLDNGCHLFDLARYFGGEVEEVFARTATLKFDIEVEDTAHASLRFESGALGEIEAAWTATGWEEGFWIYGTQGALEYTNRYGRPVLRLSHRTSPGTTWAEPDHTDHTFAGEPSHTRHVGNFLAAIRGERPVICTGQDGLEAVRLVLAAYESARTGQPVRLEGFRPEAAARRGGTAGD from the coding sequence ATGAGCACCCCCAAGGCCCTTCGAGTGGGGATCATCGGGGCCGGGGGGATCTCCAGCGCCCATTACAAAGGCTATGTCGCGGGTGGGGCGCAGGTGGTGGCGGTGGCCGATGTGAACCTGGCCGCCCTGGAAGCCCGCCAGAGCGAGTGGGGGGTCAGGCAAGCCTTCACCGATTACGAGCAGCTTTTGGCCCTCCCCGAAATCGACGCGGTCTCGGTCTGCACCCCCAACGCCTTCCACTACCCCGCTACGCTGGCCGCCGCCAGGGCAGGCAAGCATGTCCTCTGCGAAAAGCCCATCTCGCTCTCTCTGGCCGAGGCCCAGCAGATGGTCGAGGCCTGCCGCAAGGCCGGGGTGGTCTTGCAGATCAACCACCACCTGCGCTCGAGCGGCGCGGCCCGCAAGGCCAAGCAGATCCTGGAGTCGGGCGAGCTGGGCCGGGTCACCTTCATCCGGCTGCGCCAAGCCCACGACTGGGGTGGGGCTAGCGCAGTGCGCGACTCCTTTGGCCAGAAAGCCCTTTCGGGGGGCGGTACCCTGCTCGACAATGGCTGTCACCTGTTTGACCTGGCCCGCTATTTCGGCGGGGAGGTAGAAGAGGTCTTCGCCCGCACCGCCACCCTCAAGTTCGACATCGAAGTCGAAGACACGGCCCATGCCTCGCTCAGGTTCGAGAGCGGGGCCTTGGGCGAGATCGAGGCGGCCTGGACGGCTACCGGTTGGGAGGAGGGCTTTTGGATCTATGGCACCCAAGGGGCGCTCGAGTACACCAACCGCTACGGCCGACCGGTGCTGCGCTTGAGCCACCGCACCTCTCCCGGCACCACCTGGGCCGAGCCCGACCACACCGACCATACCTTTGCCGGCGAGCCTAGCCACACCCGCCACGTGGGGAACTTCTTGGCCGCCATCCGGGGGGAGCGCCCGGTGATCTGCACCGGCCAGGACGGCCTGGAAGCGGTGCGGCTGGTGCTGGCGGCTTACGAGAGCGCCCGAACAGGCCAACCGGTGCGGCTCGAGGGGTTTCGGCCCGAAGCGGCGGCTCGGAGGGGAGGAACGGCTGGGGATTGA
- a CDS encoding substrate-binding domain-containing protein, with protein MKRWVIGWLAIGAAAMSVGLAQNKTIRIGISNGFVGSEWRTQMLDDIKTVAEEYKKAGISVELVIQSADVDVQGQIQQIRNLINAKVDGILINPNSQTGLNQVIKEATDAGIKVVVVDQEVSAPTAINVAIDQRAWAKDKMDWLAKTLGGKGNIVIINGIAGHPANEARVAGERDSLKNYPGIKVLNSVNADWDQAKGQQVMSSLLASQPNIDGVFTQDGMGQGVLRALIAAKPQKMPVVSGEAYVGYMKLWTDIKKSYPNFKSYGLANPPGVGASGLRVLINLVQGKQLKDGVLKGPYKNTLYVPIPAKVDDLTLQATLADLIAKGKADTYTMDGYLTQAQANNYFK; from the coding sequence ATGAAACGATGGGTGATCGGTTGGTTGGCCATAGGGGCGGCGGCAATGTCCGTAGGGCTGGCCCAAAACAAGACCATCCGCATTGGGATCTCCAACGGCTTCGTGGGCTCGGAGTGGCGTACCCAGATGCTCGATGACATCAAAACCGTAGCCGAGGAGTACAAGAAGGCCGGGATCAGCGTCGAGCTGGTGATCCAAAGCGCAGACGTGGACGTACAGGGGCAAATCCAGCAGATCCGTAACCTGATCAACGCCAAGGTAGACGGCATCCTCATCAACCCCAACTCGCAAACCGGGTTGAACCAAGTCATCAAGGAAGCCACCGACGCCGGGATCAAGGTGGTGGTGGTGGACCAGGAGGTTTCGGCTCCCACCGCCATCAATGTGGCCATCGACCAGCGGGCCTGGGCCAAGGACAAGATGGACTGGCTGGCCAAGACCCTGGGCGGTAAGGGCAATATCGTCATCATCAACGGCATCGCCGGACACCCGGCGAACGAGGCGAGGGTCGCTGGGGAGCGGGACTCGCTGAAGAACTACCCCGGCATCAAAGTGCTGAACTCCGTCAATGCCGATTGGGATCAGGCCAAAGGGCAACAAGTGATGAGCTCTTTGCTGGCTTCCCAACCCAACATTGACGGGGTCTTTACCCAAGACGGCATGGGCCAGGGGGTGCTGCGGGCCTTGATCGCGGCCAAACCGCAGAAGATGCCGGTGGTCTCGGGCGAGGCCTATGTGGGCTACATGAAGCTCTGGACCGACATCAAGAAGAGCTACCCCAACTTCAAGTCCTACGGGCTGGCCAACCCTCCCGGCGTGGGCGCTTCGGGTTTGCGCGTGTTGATCAACTTGGTGCAGGGCAAACAGCTCAAGGACGGCGTGCTGAAGGGCCCCTACAAGAACACCCTCTACGTGCCGATCCCGGCCAAGGTGGACGACCTCACCCTTCAGGCGACCCTGGCCGATCTCATCGCCAAGGGCAAGGCCGACACCTACACCATGGACGGCTACCTAACCCAAGCCCAGGCCAACAACTACTTCAAGTAA
- a CDS encoding ABC transporter permease produces the protein MPFLRRLLAQPYALALVLLVLGLIVTALFQPAFFTGRTLANNLRTFLPLILLAVAQTLVVIGGGIDLSLGAILTLSSVVMVQTFGQDPDPGPWRTFGGIALGLLVATLAGAAGGFCVAYLRLQPIIATFATSFVWAGLALWVLPQPGGNVPLALQNFVRLQFLLPFSLWVVLAILLGWSWFLATPWAKHLYAVGGNPQAAFTSGVNVEGVRLGSYALAGFLTGLGAFFLTADIATGDPLIGGPLTLASVVAVVIGGTRLSGGTGGIVGSVLGAVVYYLLKNVVALGVFNLGLSPQWQTLIDGTVIVLALATPGLLRRARGRA, from the coding sequence ATGCCCTTCCTCCGCCGCCTCCTCGCTCAACCCTACGCCCTGGCCCTCGTTCTGCTGGTCCTGGGCCTCATCGTCACCGCCTTGTTCCAACCGGCCTTTTTCACAGGGCGCACCCTCGCCAACAACCTGCGTACCTTTTTACCCCTGATCCTGTTGGCCGTGGCGCAAACCCTGGTGGTAATCGGTGGGGGAATTGATCTTAGCCTGGGAGCCATCCTAACCCTCTCGAGCGTGGTGATGGTGCAAACCTTCGGCCAAGATCCGGATCCTGGCCCCTGGCGTACCTTCGGCGGAATCGCTTTGGGACTGCTGGTGGCCACCCTAGCCGGGGCTGCGGGTGGCTTCTGTGTGGCCTACCTACGCTTGCAGCCGATCATCGCCACCTTCGCTACTTCATTTGTCTGGGCCGGGCTGGCCCTATGGGTACTGCCTCAACCCGGCGGTAACGTACCGCTAGCGCTGCAAAACTTTGTACGGCTTCAATTCCTGTTGCCCTTCTCCCTGTGGGTGGTCTTGGCCATCCTACTGGGATGGAGCTGGTTTTTAGCTACGCCCTGGGCCAAGCACCTCTACGCGGTGGGGGGGAATCCCCAGGCCGCTTTCACCTCAGGCGTCAACGTGGAGGGGGTACGGCTGGGGAGCTACGCCTTGGCCGGGTTCCTCACCGGCCTGGGGGCCTTCTTCCTCACCGCCGACATCGCCACCGGCGACCCCCTCATCGGCGGGCCGCTGACCCTCGCCAGCGTGGTAGCGGTGGTCATCGGCGGGACCCGGCTCTCCGGGGGTACCGGCGGCATCGTAGGAAGCGTGCTGGGGGCGGTGGTCTACTACCTGCTCAAAAACGTGGTGGCCCTCGGGGTATTCAACTTAGGCCTCAGTCCGCAGTGGCAGACCCTGATCGACGGCACGGTAATCGTACTGGCCCTGGCCACCCCGGGCTTGCTGCGGCGAGCGAGGGGGCGGGCGTGA
- a CDS encoding ROK family protein, which yields MIVANASIGLDLGGTTYSVGWLDEMGQLRDLVSLETRSYRPPAEIVADLAQAIKATAQRAQLAGYRIMAAGIGVPAVINPWAGEVLLPPNFAQGWHGLALAEQLQALTGIPTRLINDARAFTLAESRLGAGKGYAHLLGVTVGTGVGGGLILNGQLYLGRWGSAGEFGHQVYDPHGLICGCGGVGCIEAYASGPAIVAAAVRPLRQGRVPILREVIGNSLDRLSPKAVAQAALAGEEECREIYRQAGRALGLGISNVLSVLGLEAVVIGGGVAEAGDLLLEPIWETLRRHQFMIAEHLHELNILRAELDEPGVVGAAMWAAEQTLVGL from the coding sequence ATGATCGTGGCAAACGCTTCCATCGGTTTGGACCTAGGGGGAACCACCTATAGCGTGGGCTGGCTCGATGAGATGGGCCAGCTACGCGACCTGGTGAGCCTCGAGACCCGCTCTTACCGTCCCCCCGCGGAGATCGTAGCCGACTTGGCCCAGGCCATAAAGGCCACCGCCCAGCGAGCCCAGCTGGCCGGATACCGCATCATGGCGGCGGGGATCGGAGTTCCGGCAGTGATCAACCCCTGGGCCGGAGAGGTGTTGCTCCCGCCCAACTTCGCCCAAGGCTGGCACGGCCTGGCGCTAGCCGAGCAGCTACAGGCGCTCACCGGCATTCCCACCCGACTCATCAACGACGCCCGCGCTTTTACCCTCGCCGAGTCACGGCTGGGCGCCGGGAAAGGCTACGCCCACCTGCTGGGCGTCACCGTGGGGACCGGGGTGGGCGGGGGGTTGATCCTGAACGGCCAGCTGTACCTGGGGCGCTGGGGTAGCGCAGGCGAGTTCGGGCACCAGGTCTATGACCCCCATGGGCTGATCTGTGGCTGCGGCGGGGTGGGCTGCATTGAAGCCTACGCCTCCGGCCCGGCCATCGTGGCGGCGGCCGTGCGCCCCTTGCGCCAGGGCCGGGTGCCCATTTTGCGCGAGGTCATCGGGAATTCGCTGGACCGCCTCAGCCCTAAGGCGGTGGCGCAGGCGGCGTTGGCGGGCGAAGAGGAGTGCCGCGAGATCTACCGCCAGGCGGGCCGGGCGCTAGGCTTGGGCATCAGCAACGTATTGAGCGTACTGGGCCTGGAAGCGGTGGTGATCGGCGGCGGGGTAGCCGAGGCCGGGGATCTTCTGCTCGAGCCGATCTGGGAGACCCTCCGACGACACCAGTTCATGATCGCCGAGCATTTGCACGAGCTAAACATCCTCCGAGCCGAGTTGGACGAGCCCGGGGTGGTGGGAGCAGCGATGTGGGCCGCGGAGCAAACCCTGGTAGGGTTATAA
- a CDS encoding ThuA domain-containing protein, whose product METINVTIWNEYLHETRNPRVQAIYPEGIHRAIAKGLEPLGDFAIRTATLAEPEHGLSAAVLEQTDVLVWWGHVAHQQVSDEVVERVQLQVLSGMGLIVLHSGHYAKIFKRLMGTFCSLKWREAGERERLWNLRPDHPILQGIPEYIELPEEEMYGERFDIPEPDELLMISWFQGGEVFRSACTWTRGHGRIFYFRPGHETYPTYYNPHVLRILANACGWARRRVRLDVTQAPRSQPLEPLPQEANFRPAKRGVAQ is encoded by the coding sequence ATGGAGACGATCAACGTCACGATCTGGAACGAGTATCTTCACGAAACCCGCAACCCGCGGGTACAGGCTATCTACCCCGAGGGCATCCACCGAGCGATCGCGAAGGGGCTCGAGCCCCTAGGCGACTTTGCCATCCGCACCGCTACCCTGGCCGAACCCGAGCACGGCCTCAGCGCTGCGGTGCTCGAGCAGACCGATGTGCTGGTGTGGTGGGGGCACGTGGCCCACCAGCAGGTAAGCGACGAGGTGGTAGAGCGGGTGCAGCTGCAAGTGCTCTCGGGAATGGGGCTGATCGTGCTGCACTCAGGGCACTACGCCAAGATCTTCAAGCGGCTGATGGGCACCTTTTGCAGCCTCAAGTGGCGCGAGGCGGGCGAGCGCGAGCGGCTGTGGAACCTGCGCCCCGACCACCCCATCTTGCAGGGCATCCCGGAGTACATCGAACTCCCTGAGGAGGAAATGTACGGCGAGCGCTTCGACATCCCTGAACCCGACGAACTCCTGATGATCTCCTGGTTCCAGGGCGGAGAGGTGTTCAGGAGTGCCTGCACCTGGACCCGCGGGCACGGGCGGATCTTCTATTTCCGGCCCGGCCACGAAACCTACCCCACCTACTACAACCCCCATGTGCTGCGCATCCTGGCCAATGCCTGCGGCTGGGCAAGGCGGCGGGTACGGCTCGATGTCACCCAGGCTCCTCGAAGCCAACCCCTGGAACCGCTGCCCCAGGAGGCGAACTTTCGCCCAGCGAAGCGAGGGGTGGCGCAATGA
- a CDS encoding sugar ABC transporter ATP-binding protein, whose amino-acid sequence MDTNPVLLETHHISKRYGATVALQEVAFRLRKGEVHALLGANGSGKSTLAKILAGAVTPDNGEIRLEGRAVRFRHPLEARRLGIAVVYQELSLVPGLSVQDNLWLGHEPRGRWGRIDGKTARARTEGLLGLFKDVAGERFLPQTPAGELPPDERQLVEILKAVSHEPKILILDEATASLGARQVERLLTLVRRWRAQGTGIIIVTHRIEEIFQIADRATVLRSGQVVGEVSLEETSRESLIGLISGEASRALQAEAKIPRPTRRHAPLLQAKIEHGGKLRDLEFSLYPGEILGLGGLQGQGQRELLLYLFGALTLERGTLLIEGTPHRFRHPREAIRAGMAYVPGDRGREGLLPVRSILENLMLPSWPHYRRGGFLELNAARRAASGIAQRLWLKYGGLEEGISSLSGGNAQKVVLGKWLLRQPKVLLLDDPTKGIDIGAKAEFYRLLDELRAQGMGVIFHSSDDDELLSLCDRVLVLLEGRLVAELAGAGLNRAALVRASLGVKEAAD is encoded by the coding sequence TTGGACACGAACCCCGTCCTGCTCGAGACCCATCACATCTCCAAGCGCTACGGAGCCACCGTGGCGCTCCAGGAAGTCGCTTTTCGGCTGCGAAAGGGCGAGGTTCACGCCCTGTTAGGGGCCAATGGCAGCGGCAAATCCACCCTGGCTAAGATCCTCGCCGGGGCCGTTACCCCCGACAACGGGGAGATCCGGCTGGAAGGCCGGGCGGTGCGGTTTCGCCACCCGCTGGAAGCTCGTCGCTTGGGCATCGCGGTGGTATACCAGGAACTTTCCCTGGTCCCCGGCCTGAGCGTGCAAGACAACCTCTGGCTGGGGCATGAGCCAAGGGGTCGGTGGGGTCGCATCGACGGCAAAACTGCCCGCGCCCGCACCGAGGGCCTGTTGGGGTTATTCAAGGACGTGGCCGGAGAACGCTTTCTTCCCCAGACCCCAGCTGGAGAACTCCCCCCTGATGAGCGGCAGCTGGTGGAAATCCTTAAGGCGGTGAGCCACGAACCGAAGATCCTAATCCTGGACGAGGCTACAGCCAGCCTGGGCGCCCGGCAGGTAGAGCGCCTGCTCACCCTGGTACGGCGATGGAGGGCGCAAGGAACCGGCATCATCATCGTCACCCACCGCATAGAGGAGATCTTCCAGATCGCCGATCGGGCCACCGTGCTGCGGAGCGGACAAGTGGTGGGTGAGGTGAGCCTCGAGGAGACTAGCCGCGAGTCCCTGATCGGGCTGATTTCAGGGGAGGCCAGCCGAGCCCTTCAAGCTGAGGCCAAAATCCCCCGCCCAACCCGGCGCCACGCCCCTTTGCTACAAGCAAAGATCGAGCACGGCGGAAAGCTCCGAGACCTCGAGTTCTCGCTGTACCCGGGGGAGATCCTGGGGCTGGGTGGCCTACAGGGGCAGGGCCAGCGCGAGCTATTGCTCTATCTGTTCGGGGCCCTGACGCTCGAGCGGGGCACCCTGCTCATCGAGGGTACCCCGCACCGGTTTCGTCACCCCCGCGAGGCCATTCGCGCAGGGATGGCTTATGTGCCCGGCGACCGAGGCCGCGAGGGGCTCCTCCCGGTGCGCTCGATCCTCGAAAACCTGATGTTGCCAAGCTGGCCCCACTACCGTCGAGGCGGTTTCCTCGAACTGAACGCCGCCCGGCGCGCCGCTTCCGGGATAGCGCAGAGGCTTTGGCTCAAGTATGGTGGGCTCGAGGAGGGCATCTCCTCGCTCTCCGGAGGCAACGCCCAAAAGGTGGTGTTGGGCAAATGGCTGTTGCGGCAGCCCAAGGTACTCCTTCTCGACGACCCCACCAAGGGGATCGATATAGGGGCTAAAGCCGAGTTCTACCGGCTTTTAGACGAGTTACGAGCGCAGGGAATGGGGGTGATCTTCCACTCCTCCGATGACGACGAGCTGCTCTCGCTGTGCGACCGGGTGTTGGTGCTGCTCGAAGGCCGCCTGGTGGCCGAACTCGCAGGGGCCGGGTTAAACCGTGCGGCGTTGGTACGGGCCAGCCTGGGGGTGAAGGAGGCGGCAGATTGA